Proteins from one Streptomyces sp. NBC_00289 genomic window:
- the dxs gene encoding 1-deoxy-D-xylulose-5-phosphate synthase, giving the protein MSILENIRGPRELKALSEAEVGELSEEIREFLVHAVARTGGHLGPNLGVVELSIALHRVFESPVDRILWDTGHQSYVHKILTGRKDFSKLRGKGGLSGYPSREESEHDVIENSHASTVLGWADGLAKARQVQGEKGHVVAVIGDGALTGGMAWEALNNIAAAKDRPLIIVVNDNERSYSPTIGGLANHLATLRTTDGYEKVLAWGKDVLLRTPVVGHTVYESLHGAKKGFKDAFAPQGMFEDLGLKYVGPIDGHDVGAVESALRRAKRFHGPVLVHCLTEKGRGYEPALAHEEDHFHTVGVMDPLTCEPLVPSAGPSWTSVFGEEIVRIGEEREDVVAITAAMLHPVGLGSFAARFPDRVWDVGIAEQHAAVSAAGLATGGLHPVVAVYATFLNRAFDQLLMDVALHRCGVTFVLDRAGVTGVDGPSHNGMWDMSILQVVPGLRIAAPRDADQLRAQLREAVAVDDAPTLVRFPKESVGPRIPAVDQVGGMDVLHRSAGRPQVLLVAVGVMAPVCLQAADLLEARGITCTVVDPRWVKPVDPALPGLASAHRLVAVVEDNSRAAGVGAAVALALGDAEVDVPVRRFGIPEQFLAHAKRGEVLADIGLTPVEVAGRISASLAVRERAGGGQHSPAGVPVTVVPVKEKAE; this is encoded by the coding sequence ATGTCGATTCTGGAGAACATCCGGGGGCCGCGCGAACTGAAGGCGCTGTCCGAGGCGGAAGTCGGTGAACTGTCCGAGGAGATCAGGGAGTTCCTGGTGCACGCGGTCGCCAGGACCGGCGGACACCTCGGGCCCAACCTGGGGGTGGTGGAACTCTCCATCGCGCTCCACCGGGTCTTCGAGTCACCGGTCGACCGCATCCTGTGGGACACCGGCCACCAGAGCTACGTCCACAAGATCCTGACGGGACGCAAGGACTTCTCCAAGCTGCGCGGCAAGGGCGGCCTGTCCGGCTACCCATCGCGCGAGGAGTCCGAGCACGACGTCATCGAGAACAGCCACGCCTCCACCGTCCTCGGCTGGGCCGACGGACTCGCCAAGGCGCGTCAGGTGCAGGGCGAGAAGGGTCACGTCGTCGCGGTGATCGGCGACGGGGCGCTCACCGGCGGCATGGCCTGGGAGGCGCTCAACAACATCGCGGCCGCCAAGGACCGGCCGCTGATCATCGTCGTCAACGACAACGAACGGTCGTACTCCCCGACCATCGGCGGACTCGCCAACCACCTGGCCACCCTGCGGACCACCGACGGCTACGAGAAGGTGCTCGCCTGGGGCAAGGACGTGCTGCTGCGCACGCCGGTCGTCGGCCACACCGTCTACGAGTCGCTGCACGGCGCGAAGAAGGGCTTCAAGGACGCGTTCGCGCCGCAGGGCATGTTCGAGGACCTGGGCCTGAAGTACGTGGGCCCGATCGACGGACACGACGTCGGGGCCGTCGAGTCGGCGCTCCGGCGCGCGAAACGCTTCCACGGACCGGTTCTCGTGCACTGCCTGACGGAGAAGGGCCGCGGCTACGAACCGGCGCTCGCCCACGAGGAGGACCACTTCCACACCGTCGGTGTGATGGACCCGCTCACCTGCGAGCCCCTCGTGCCCTCGGCCGGACCGTCCTGGACCTCCGTGTTCGGCGAGGAGATCGTGCGCATCGGGGAGGAACGCGAGGACGTCGTGGCGATCACGGCGGCCATGCTGCACCCGGTCGGCCTCGGCAGCTTCGCCGCGCGGTTCCCGGACCGTGTGTGGGACGTCGGCATCGCCGAGCAGCACGCGGCGGTGTCCGCGGCCGGCCTCGCCACCGGTGGACTGCACCCGGTCGTGGCCGTCTACGCCACCTTCCTCAACCGCGCCTTCGACCAGCTGCTGATGGACGTGGCGCTGCACCGCTGCGGTGTCACCTTCGTCCTGGACCGCGCCGGGGTCACGGGGGTCGACGGACCCTCCCACAACGGCATGTGGGACATGTCGATCCTCCAGGTCGTGCCGGGGCTCAGAATCGCCGCGCCGCGCGACGCCGACCAGCTGCGGGCGCAGCTGCGGGAGGCGGTCGCCGTCGACGACGCGCCCACGCTGGTCCGCTTCCCGAAGGAGTCGGTGGGACCCCGGATCCCGGCGGTCGACCAGGTCGGGGGCATGGACGTCCTGCACCGCTCCGCCGGGCGGCCGCAGGTCCTGCTGGTCGCCGTCGGTGTGATGGCGCCGGTGTGCCTCCAGGCCGCCGACCTGCTGGAGGCCCGCGGCATCACCTGCACGGTCGTCGACCCCCGCTGGGTCAAACCCGTCGACCCGGCGCTTCCGGGCCTGGCCTCGGCACACCGCCTGGTCGCCGTCGTGGAGGACAACAGCCGCGCGGCCGGGGTCGGCGCGGCGGTGGCGCTGGCGCTGGGCGACGCCGAGGTCGACGTACCGGTGCGGCGGTTCGGCATCCCGGAGCAGTTCCTCGCGCACGCCAAGCGCGGGGAGGTGCTCGCCGACATCGGCCTCACCCCCGTCGAGGTGGCCGGCCGGATCAGCGCGAGCCTGGCCGTCAGGGAGCGGGCCGGGGGCGGCCAGCACAGTCCCGCCGGCGTGCCGGTCACCGTCGTGCCAGTCAAGGAGAAGGCCGAATGA
- the ispG gene encoding flavodoxin-dependent (E)-4-hydroxy-3-methylbut-2-enyl-diphosphate synthase: MTAVSLGVPEVPVRPIAERRLSRGIRVGPVAVGGGAPVSVQSMTTTRTSDIGATLQQIAELTASGCQIVRVACPTQDDADALATIARKSQIPVIADIHFQPKYVFAAIEAGCAAVRVNPGNIKQFDDKVKEIARAARDHGTPIRIGVNAGSLDRRLLQKHGRATPEALVESALWEASLFEEHGFRDIKISVKHNDPVVMVNAYRLLAERCDYPLHLGVTEAGPAFQGTIKSAVAFGALLSRGIGDTIRVSLSAPPVEEVKVGIQILESLGLRQRRLEIVSCPSCGRAQVDVYKLADEVTAGLEGMEVPLRVAVMGCVVNGPGEAREADLGVASGNGKGQIFVRGEVIKTVPESKIVETLIEEALKLAEQMERDGVVSDAPDGTGTPAVTVM; the protein is encoded by the coding sequence GTGACCGCCGTCTCCTTGGGCGTTCCCGAGGTACCGGTCCGGCCGATCGCCGAGCGACGCCTGTCGCGCGGCATCCGGGTCGGGCCGGTGGCGGTCGGGGGCGGGGCCCCGGTGTCGGTGCAGTCGATGACGACGACCCGTACGTCGGACATCGGCGCCACCCTTCAGCAGATCGCGGAACTCACCGCGTCGGGCTGTCAGATCGTCCGCGTCGCCTGCCCCACGCAGGACGACGCGGACGCCCTCGCGACCATCGCCCGCAAGTCGCAGATCCCGGTGATCGCGGACATCCACTTCCAGCCGAAGTACGTGTTCGCCGCGATCGAGGCCGGCTGCGCGGCCGTACGCGTCAACCCCGGCAACATCAAGCAGTTCGACGACAAGGTGAAGGAGATCGCGCGAGCCGCCAGGGACCACGGCACGCCGATCCGTATCGGGGTCAACGCGGGTTCACTGGACCGGCGGCTGCTCCAGAAGCACGGCAGGGCGACCCCCGAGGCGCTCGTCGAGAGCGCCCTGTGGGAGGCGTCCCTGTTCGAGGAGCACGGCTTTCGCGACATCAAGATCTCGGTCAAGCACAACGACCCCGTGGTGATGGTCAACGCCTACCGGCTGCTGGCGGAGCGGTGCGACTATCCGCTGCACCTCGGGGTGACGGAGGCCGGTCCCGCCTTCCAGGGCACGATCAAGTCGGCGGTCGCCTTCGGCGCACTGCTCTCGCGGGGCATCGGCGACACCATCCGGGTGTCCCTGAGCGCCCCGCCCGTCGAGGAGGTCAAGGTCGGCATCCAGATCCTGGAGTCGCTCGGCCTCAGGCAGCGCCGGCTGGAGATCGTGTCGTGCCCCTCGTGCGGGCGCGCCCAGGTCGACGTCTACAAGCTGGCCGACGAGGTCACGGCGGGCCTCGAGGGTATGGAAGTCCCGTTGCGCGTGGCGGTCATGGGGTGCGTGGTCAACGGCCCCGGCGAGGCGCGGGAGGCGGACCTGGGGGTCGCCTCCGGCAACGGCAAGGGGCAGATCTTCGTCAGGGGCGAGGTCATCAAGACCGTCCCCGAGTCGAAGATCGTGGAGACCCTGATCGAGGAGGCGCTGAAGCTCGCCGAACAGATGGAGCGGGACGGCGTCGTGTCCGACGCCCCCGACGGCACGGGGACACCGGCAGTGACAGTGATGTGA
- the hpnH gene encoding adenosyl-hopene transferase HpnH has product MAMPLRQTIKVATYLAEQKLRKRDKFPLIVELEPLFACNLACEGCGKIQHPAGVLKQRMPVAQAVGAVLESGAPMVSIAGGEPLMHPQIDEIVRQLVAKRKYVFLCTNAMLLRKKMDKFTPSPYFAFAVHIDGLRERHDESVAKEGVFDEAVAAIKEAKRRGFRVTTNSTFFNTDTPQTIIEVLNYLNDDLKVDEMMISPAYAYEKAPDQEHFLGVEQTRELFKKAFAGGNRRRWRLNHSPLFLDFLEGKVDFPCTAWAIPNYSLFGWQRPCYLMSDGYVPTYRELIEETDWDKYGRGKDPRCANCMAHCGYEPTAVLATMGSLKESLRAMRETVNGNRE; this is encoded by the coding sequence ATGGCCATGCCACTGCGCCAGACCATCAAGGTCGCTACATACTTGGCCGAACAGAAGCTCCGCAAGCGGGACAAGTTCCCGCTCATCGTCGAGCTGGAGCCCCTCTTCGCGTGCAACCTCGCCTGCGAGGGCTGCGGCAAGATCCAGCACCCCGCCGGGGTGCTCAAGCAGCGCATGCCGGTGGCGCAGGCCGTGGGGGCGGTGCTGGAGTCCGGTGCCCCGATGGTGTCGATCGCGGGCGGTGAGCCCCTGATGCACCCGCAGATCGACGAGATCGTGCGGCAGTTGGTGGCGAAGCGGAAGTACGTCTTCCTCTGCACCAACGCCATGCTGCTGCGCAAGAAGATGGACAAGTTCACGCCCTCTCCCTACTTCGCCTTCGCCGTGCACATCGACGGGCTGCGGGAGCGGCACGACGAGTCCGTCGCGAAGGAGGGTGTGTTCGACGAGGCCGTGGCGGCCATCAAGGAGGCCAAGCGGCGCGGCTTCCGGGTGACCACCAACTCGACCTTCTTCAACACCGACACCCCGCAGACCATCATCGAGGTGCTCAACTACCTCAACGACGACCTCAAGGTCGACGAGATGATGATCTCGCCCGCCTACGCCTACGAGAAGGCCCCCGACCAGGAGCACTTCCTGGGCGTGGAGCAGACCCGCGAGCTGTTCAAAAAGGCCTTCGCGGGCGGCAACAGGCGCCGCTGGCGGCTCAACCACTCCCCGCTGTTCCTCGACTTCCTCGAGGGCAAGGTCGACTTCCCGTGCACCGCGTGGGCGATCCCGAACTACTCGCTCTTCGGCTGGCAGCGCCCCTGCTACCTGATGAGCGACGGGTACGTCCCGACGTACCGCGAGCTGATCGAGGAGACCGACTGGGACAAGTACGGCCGCGGCAAGGACCCGCGCTGCGCCAACTGCATGGCGCACTGCGGCTACGAGCCCACCGCCGTCCTCGCCACCATGGGCTCCCTGAAGGAGTCGCTGCGGGCCATGCGCGAGACCGTCAACGGAAACCGGGAGTGA
- a CDS encoding 1-hydroxy-2-methyl-2-butenyl 4-diphosphate reductase, which produces MSTQPAPSPLLIACALGIEHLALRTGDRTGADGPVTVLRTGMGPRAAERSISGLLADPALGGAAVLATGFCAGLAPGMHPGDLVVAEETRDPRGNVPCVGTDLLVKELVRAVPGRTVHTGPLTGSDHVVRGPERSDLLATGAIAVDMESAATLLSAVRAGERPVAAVRVVVDAPEHELVRIGTIRGGISAFRVLRSVLPAFFEWHRSLLLPRR; this is translated from the coding sequence ATGAGCACGCAGCCCGCCCCGTCCCCGCTGCTGATCGCCTGCGCGCTCGGCATCGAGCACCTCGCCCTGCGCACCGGCGACCGCACCGGCGCCGACGGGCCGGTCACCGTGCTGCGGACCGGCATGGGTCCCAGGGCGGCCGAGCGCTCGATCAGCGGGCTGCTGGCCGACCCGGCACTCGGCGGGGCCGCCGTGCTGGCCACGGGCTTCTGCGCGGGGCTCGCGCCCGGCATGCACCCCGGTGACCTGGTCGTCGCCGAGGAGACCCGCGACCCGCGGGGGAACGTCCCCTGCGTGGGTACCGACCTGCTCGTCAAGGAACTCGTGCGCGCCGTGCCCGGGCGCACCGTCCACACCGGACCGCTCACCGGGTCCGACCACGTCGTGCGCGGTCCGGAACGCTCGGACCTGCTCGCGACCGGTGCGATCGCGGTCGACATGGAGTCGGCGGCGACGCTGCTGAGCGCCGTGCGGGCGGGCGAGCGCCCGGTTGCGGCCGTCCGGGTGGTCGTGGACGCTCCTGAACATGAACTCGTCCGGATCGGCACGATACGCGGTGGAATATCAGCTTTCCGTGTTCTTCGTTCCGTACTTCCTGCTTTCTTCGAATGGCACCGTTCCTTGCTGCTCCCCAGGAGGTGA
- the shc gene encoding squalene--hopene cyclase yields the protein MTATTDGSTGALPPRAAAASETHITTPVAAGVHDAAVHAVQRATDFLLSLQDSQGWWKGDLETNVTMDAEDLLLRQFLGIRDEATTHAAGLFIRGEQRPDGTWASFYGGPAELSTTIEAYVALRLAGDAPDAPHMARASAWIRERGGIASARVFTRIWLALFGWWKWEDLPELPPELIYFPKWAPLNIYDFGCWARQTIVPLTIVSAKRPVRPAPFALDELHTDPDNPNPAQPLAPVVSWDGAFQRLDKALHALRRVAPRRLRRAAMNSAARWIIERQENDGCWGGIQPPAVYSVIALHLLGYDLEHPVMRAGLESLDRFTVWREDGARMIEACQSPVWDTCLATIALVDAGVPADHPQVVKAADWMLGEEIVRPGDWSVKRPGLPPGGWAFEFHNDNYPDIDDTAEVVLALRRVRHHDPEQVENAIGRGVRWNLGMQSKNGGWGAFDVDNTSPFPNRLPFCDFGEVIDPPSADVTAHVVEMLAVEGLAQDPRTRRGVEWLLAEQEPNGSWFGRWGVNYVYGTGSVVPALTAAGLPTAHPAIRRAVTWLESVQNDDGGWGEDLRSYSRPEEWSGRGASTASQTAWALMALLAAGERDSKAVERGVAWLAATQREDGSWDEPYFTGTGFPWDFSINYHLYRQVFPLTALGRYVHGEPFAEKPLAEAKGG from the coding sequence ATGACAGCGACGACCGACGGAAGCACCGGGGCACTGCCGCCCCGCGCTGCCGCGGCCAGCGAAACCCACATCACCACTCCCGTGGCGGCCGGGGTGCACGACGCCGCTGTCCACGCCGTGCAACGCGCCACCGACTTCCTGCTCTCCCTGCAGGACTCCCAGGGCTGGTGGAAGGGCGACCTCGAGACGAACGTCACCATGGACGCCGAGGACCTGCTGCTCCGCCAGTTCCTGGGCATCCGTGACGAGGCGACGACGCATGCCGCCGGCCTCTTCATCCGCGGCGAACAGCGCCCGGACGGCACCTGGGCGAGCTTCTACGGCGGACCGGCGGAACTCTCCACCACCATCGAAGCCTACGTCGCCCTCCGCCTGGCCGGTGACGCGCCGGACGCGCCGCACATGGCGAGGGCCTCCGCCTGGATCCGCGAGCGGGGCGGGATCGCCTCCGCCCGCGTCTTCACCCGGATCTGGCTGGCCCTGTTCGGCTGGTGGAAGTGGGAGGACCTGCCCGAACTCCCGCCGGAGCTCATCTACTTCCCCAAGTGGGCGCCGCTCAACATCTACGACTTCGGGTGCTGGGCCCGGCAGACCATCGTCCCGCTGACGATCGTCTCCGCCAAGCGTCCGGTACGGCCCGCGCCCTTCGCGCTGGACGAACTGCACACCGACCCCGACAACCCCAACCCGGCCCAGCCCCTTGCCCCCGTGGTGAGTTGGGACGGTGCCTTCCAGCGCCTCGACAAGGCGCTGCACGCCCTGCGCAGGGTCGCGCCGCGCAGGCTGCGCCGAGCGGCGATGAACAGTGCCGCCCGCTGGATCATCGAACGGCAGGAGAACGACGGCTGCTGGGGCGGCATCCAGCCCCCGGCGGTGTACTCCGTCATCGCGCTGCACCTGCTGGGCTACGACCTCGAACACCCGGTGATGCGCGCCGGGCTGGAGTCGCTGGACCGTTTCACCGTGTGGCGCGAGGACGGGGCCCGGATGATCGAGGCCTGCCAGTCGCCGGTGTGGGACACCTGCCTCGCCACCATCGCGCTCGTCGACGCGGGCGTGCCGGCCGATCACCCGCAGGTGGTGAAGGCGGCGGACTGGATGCTGGGGGAGGAGATCGTCAGGCCCGGTGACTGGTCGGTCAAGCGGCCCGGACTGCCGCCGGGCGGCTGGGCGTTCGAGTTCCACAACGACAACTACCCGGACATCGACGACACCGCCGAAGTCGTCCTCGCGCTGCGCCGGGTCAGGCACCACGACCCGGAGCAGGTGGAGAACGCGATCGGGCGCGGGGTGCGGTGGAACCTCGGCATGCAGTCGAAGAACGGCGGCTGGGGCGCCTTCGACGTCGACAACACCAGCCCGTTCCCCAACCGGCTGCCGTTCTGCGACTTCGGCGAGGTGATCGACCCGCCGTCGGCCGACGTCACCGCGCACGTGGTGGAGATGCTGGCGGTCGAGGGACTCGCCCAGGACCCGCGCACCCGGCGCGGCGTCGAGTGGCTGCTGGCCGAACAGGAGCCGAACGGCTCGTGGTTCGGGCGCTGGGGCGTCAACTACGTCTACGGCACCGGGTCGGTGGTCCCCGCGCTGACGGCCGCCGGCCTTCCCACGGCGCACCCGGCGATCCGCCGGGCGGTGACCTGGCTGGAGTCCGTCCAGAACGACGACGGCGGCTGGGGCGAGGACCTGCGCTCCTACAGCCGGCCCGAGGAGTGGAGCGGCCGGGGCGCCTCGACCGCCTCCCAGACGGCATGGGCGCTGATGGCGCTGCTGGCGGCGGGGGAGCGGGACTCCAAGGCCGTCGAGCGCGGCGTCGCATGGCTCGCGGCCACCCAGCGGGAGGACGGCTCCTGGGACGAGCCGTACTTCACCGGCACCGGGTTCCCCTGGGACTTCTCCATCAACTACCACCTCTACCGGCAGGTGTTCCCGCTCACCGCACTCGGCCGGTACGTCCACGGGGAGCCCTTCGCGGAGAAGCCGCTCGCCGAGGCCAAGGGGGGCTGA
- a CDS encoding polyprenyl synthetase family protein yields the protein MLDQQAAGPRTPGTATRGETVPTVPPAETAADAVDVTALLERGRTLATPVLRAAVDRLAPPMDTVAAYHFGWIDAEGNPADGDGGKAVRPALAVLSAEVTGAEPEAGIPGAVAVELVHNFSLLHDDLMDGDEQRRHRDTVWKVHGPAQAILVGDALFALANEVLLELGTVEAGRATRRLTTATRALIDGQAQDISYEHRDRVSVEECLEMEGNKTGALLACACSIGAVLGGADDRTADTLEKYGYHLGLAFQAVDDLLGIWGDPVSTGKQTWSDLRQRKKSLPVVAALAAGGPASERLGEILAADAKSSDFANFSEEEFAARAALIEEAGGREWTAGEARRQHTVAIEALDAIDMPDRVRAQFAALADFVVVRKR from the coding sequence ATGCTCGATCAGCAGGCGGCAGGCCCCCGCACCCCCGGTACCGCAACAAGAGGAGAGACTGTGCCCACTGTGCCCCCGGCCGAGACGGCTGCCGACGCGGTGGACGTGACCGCGCTCCTGGAGCGCGGCCGGACCCTGGCCACACCGGTACTTCGGGCGGCCGTCGACCGCCTGGCTCCTCCCATGGACACCGTCGCCGCCTACCACTTCGGCTGGATCGACGCCGAGGGCAACCCCGCCGACGGCGACGGCGGCAAGGCCGTGCGCCCCGCGCTCGCCGTACTCTCCGCGGAGGTCACCGGCGCCGAGCCCGAGGCCGGCATCCCCGGCGCGGTCGCCGTCGAACTGGTCCACAACTTCTCGCTGCTGCACGACGACCTGATGGACGGCGACGAGCAGCGCCGCCACCGTGACACCGTCTGGAAGGTGCACGGCCCCGCCCAGGCCATCCTGGTCGGCGACGCCCTGTTCGCCCTGGCCAACGAGGTGCTGCTGGAACTGGGCACCGTCGAGGCCGGACGCGCCACCCGCCGTCTGACCACCGCCACCCGCGCCCTGATCGACGGTCAGGCACAGGACATCTCCTACGAGCACCGCGACCGGGTCAGCGTCGAGGAGTGCCTGGAGATGGAGGGCAACAAGACCGGCGCCCTGCTCGCCTGCGCCTGCTCCATCGGTGCCGTGCTCGGCGGCGCGGACGACCGCACCGCCGACACCCTGGAGAAGTACGGCTACCACCTCGGTCTCGCCTTCCAGGCCGTCGACGACCTCCTCGGCATCTGGGGCGACCCGGTGTCGACCGGCAAGCAGACCTGGAGCGACCTGCGCCAGCGCAAGAAGTCCCTGCCGGTCGTGGCCGCGCTCGCGGCGGGCGGCCCCGCCTCCGAGCGGCTCGGCGAGATCCTCGCCGCCGACGCCAAGAGCAGCGACTTCGCGAACTTCTCCGAGGAGGAGTTCGCGGCCCGCGCGGCTCTGATCGAGGAGGCGGGCGGCCGCGAGTGGACCGCCGGAGAGGCACGCCGCCAGCACACCGTCGCCATCGAGGCCCTCGACGCCATCGACATGCCCGACCGGGTGCGGGCACAGTTCGCGGCACTCGCCGACTTCGTCGTCGTACGAAAGAGATGA
- the hpnE gene encoding hydroxysqualene dehydroxylase HpnE, with the protein MSHDTGAGTLADAARGAGRHAVVVGGGIAGITTALALADAGVRVTLLEGRPRLGGLAFSFQRGALTVDNGQHVYLRCCTAYRWFLDRIEGAALAPLQDRLDVPVLDVARPAGRRLGRLKRDALPVPLHLGRSLATYPHLSLIERAKVGRAALALKALDLADPELDAHDFGSWLAAHGQSARAVEALWDLVGVATLNAVAGDCSLALAAMVFKTGLLSDPGAADIGWAHVPLGELHDRLARKALDSAGVRTEVRTRVTSVSVNENGAWSVQVPGERLEADAVVLAVPQREAHDLLPDGALDAPERLLRIDTAPILNIHVVYDRTVLHKPFFAALGTPVQWVFDRTDASGLTEGQYLALSQSAAQDEIDEPVAALRERYLPELERLLPATRGAEVKDFFVTRERTATFAPTPGVGRLRPGARTEAPGLYLAGAWTATGWPATMESAVRSGVSAADAALAALGRPRPRHLFEFEEAA; encoded by the coding sequence ATGAGCCACGACACGGGGGCCGGGACTCTCGCGGACGCCGCGAGGGGAGCCGGGAGGCATGCCGTCGTGGTCGGCGGCGGTATCGCCGGCATCACCACCGCGCTCGCGCTCGCCGACGCCGGAGTCCGCGTGACCCTCCTCGAAGGCCGGCCGCGCCTCGGCGGGCTCGCCTTCTCCTTCCAGCGCGGCGCACTGACCGTCGACAACGGACAGCACGTGTACCTGCGCTGCTGCACCGCCTACCGCTGGTTCCTCGACCGCATCGAGGGCGCGGCGCTGGCGCCTCTGCAGGATCGTCTCGACGTGCCCGTACTCGACGTGGCGCGGCCCGCGGGACGGCGGCTCGGCAGGCTGAAACGCGACGCGCTGCCGGTGCCCCTGCATCTGGGGCGCAGCCTCGCGACGTATCCGCATCTCTCGCTCATCGAGCGAGCGAAGGTCGGGCGTGCCGCGCTCGCGCTCAAGGCGCTGGACCTCGCCGATCCGGAGCTGGACGCACACGACTTCGGCAGCTGGCTGGCCGCGCACGGTCAGTCGGCGCGTGCCGTCGAGGCACTGTGGGACCTGGTCGGGGTCGCCACCCTCAACGCGGTCGCCGGCGACTGTTCGCTGGCGCTGGCCGCGATGGTGTTCAAGACCGGTCTGCTGTCCGACCCGGGCGCCGCCGACATCGGCTGGGCCCATGTGCCGCTGGGCGAACTGCACGACCGTCTGGCCCGCAAGGCGCTCGACTCCGCGGGCGTGCGTACCGAGGTCCGTACACGCGTCACCTCCGTCTCTGTAAACGAGAACGGGGCGTGGAGCGTTCAGGTTCCCGGCGAGCGACTCGAAGCCGACGCGGTCGTCCTCGCCGTACCGCAGCGCGAGGCCCACGACCTGCTGCCCGACGGGGCCCTCGACGCCCCTGAGCGGCTGCTGAGAATCGACACCGCGCCGATCCTCAACATCCATGTCGTCTACGACCGCACGGTGCTGCACAAGCCCTTCTTCGCGGCCCTCGGCACCCCGGTGCAGTGGGTCTTCGACCGGACCGACGCCTCCGGGCTGACCGAGGGCCAGTACCTGGCGCTCTCCCAGTCGGCCGCCCAGGACGAGATCGACGAACCCGTCGCCGCCCTGCGCGAGCGGTACCTGCCGGAGCTGGAGCGGCTGCTGCCCGCCACCCGCGGCGCCGAGGTGAAGGACTTCTTCGTGACCAGGGAGCGCACGGCGACGTTCGCTCCGACGCCTGGCGTCGGGCGGCTGCGACCCGGTGCCCGCACCGAGGCACCCGGCCTGTATCTGGCCGGAGCGTGGACCGCCACTGGGTGGCCCGCGACCATGGAGAGTGCGGTTCGCAGTGGTGTGAGTGCGGCGGACGCCGCGCTCGCCGCCCTGGGCCGGCCCCGCCCCCGCCACCTCTTCGAGTTCGAGGAGGCGGCCTGA
- a CDS encoding DUF6380 family protein: protein MDKPVQGDSVGEKRHATLRCGLASLTATTRGARFRRHGGSSGEGAR, encoded by the coding sequence ATGGACAAACCGGTCCAAGGTGATTCCGTCGGCGAAAAGCGGCACGCAACCCTCCGGTGCGGGCTCGCGTCCCTGACTGCGACGACCCGTGGTGCACGGTTTCGGCGGCACGGCGGAAGTTCGGGGGAGGGTGCGCGATGA
- the hpnD gene encoding presqualene diphosphate synthase HpnD — protein sequence MIRTVDSSPPVSAPVLAAYSYCEAVTGQQARNFAYGIRLLPTPKRRAMSALYAFSRRVDDIGDGALAHDVKTARLEDTRALLTRVRDGVVDEDDTDPVAVALTHAAGAFPIPLGGLDELIDGVLKDVRGETYETWDDLKVYCRCVAGAIGRLSLGVFGTDPGARGAERAPEYADTLGLALQLTNILRDVREDAEAGRTYLPADDLAKFGCSAGFKGPQPPEGSDFAGLVHFEVRRARALFAEGYRLLPMLDRRSGACVAAMAGIYRRLLDRIERDPEAVLRGRVSLPGREKAYVAVRGLSGLDSRHVTRRTVRRRT from the coding sequence GTGATCCGGACCGTGGACTCTTCGCCACCCGTGTCCGCACCGGTACTCGCCGCCTACAGCTACTGCGAGGCCGTCACCGGGCAGCAGGCCCGTAACTTCGCGTACGGCATCAGGCTGCTGCCGACGCCCAAGCGCCGCGCGATGTCGGCGCTCTACGCGTTCTCCCGGCGGGTCGACGACATCGGCGACGGCGCACTGGCCCATGACGTCAAGACGGCGAGACTCGAGGACACCCGGGCGCTGCTCACCCGGGTCCGCGACGGCGTGGTCGACGAGGACGACACCGACCCGGTCGCGGTCGCCCTCACGCACGCCGCCGGGGCGTTCCCGATCCCGCTCGGCGGCCTGGACGAGCTCATCGACGGCGTCCTGAAGGACGTACGCGGCGAGACCTACGAGACCTGGGACGACCTGAAGGTCTACTGCCGCTGTGTGGCGGGTGCCATCGGACGGCTGTCGCTCGGGGTGTTCGGCACGGACCCGGGGGCGCGAGGCGCCGAGCGCGCGCCGGAGTATGCCGACACGCTCGGGCTCGCACTCCAGCTCACCAACATTCTCCGGGACGTCCGCGAGGACGCCGAGGCCGGACGTACCTACCTGCCCGCCGACGACCTCGCCAAGTTCGGCTGCTCGGCCGGGTTCAAGGGGCCGCAACCACCGGAGGGTTCCGACTTCGCGGGCCTCGTGCACTTCGAAGTGCGACGGGCCCGCGCTCTTTTCGCCGAGGGCTACCGGCTGCTCCCCATGCTCGACCGGCGCAGCGGCGCGTGCGTCGCCGCCATGGCCGGCATCTACCGCCGGCTGCTCGACCGCATCGAACGGGACCCGGAGGCCGTGCTGCGCGGCCGCGTCTCGCTGCCCGGGCGGGAGAAGGCGTACGTCGCCGTGCGCGGCCTGTCCGGTCTGGACAGCCGGCACGTGACCCGGCGGACCGTCAGGAGGCGTACCTGA